One window of the Litorilinea aerophila genome contains the following:
- a CDS encoding dihydrodipicolinate synthase family protein has product MTTPTLRGIFAPTLTPFQPDLSPDIPRWIAHCQWLLEQGCHGLCPFGTTSEANSLSVEERMEMLAQLVDAGVSPDVLMPGTGCCAIPDTVRLTRHAVELGCAGVLVLPPFYYKGVSDEGLFRTFAEIIERVGDSRLRIYLYHIPPVAQVGFSLSLIERLLKHYPSTVVGIKDSSGDWNNLHALLTHFPGFGTFTGSERFLLQTLQAGGAGAINAVANVIAAAERALYDDWQSAKAAELQQQIVAFRQAFRTLPPIPALKQILADHRGDPTWLTVRPPLVGLTEAEVAEMQAALAGSPILPAREAL; this is encoded by the coding sequence ATGACCACTCCAACTTTACGCGGGATCTTCGCCCCCACGCTGACTCCCTTCCAGCCCGACCTGAGTCCGGACATCCCTCGCTGGATTGCCCACTGCCAGTGGCTCCTGGAACAGGGATGCCACGGGCTCTGTCCCTTTGGGACCACCAGCGAAGCCAACTCCCTCTCCGTAGAGGAGCGAATGGAGATGTTGGCGCAACTGGTGGACGCCGGCGTGTCCCCCGATGTGCTGATGCCCGGCACAGGCTGTTGCGCCATCCCAGACACGGTGCGCCTGACCCGCCACGCGGTGGAGCTGGGTTGTGCAGGCGTTCTGGTCTTGCCGCCCTTCTATTACAAGGGCGTCAGCGATGAGGGGCTCTTCCGCACTTTTGCCGAAATCATCGAGCGGGTGGGGGATAGCCGGCTGCGCATCTACCTCTACCACATTCCGCCGGTGGCGCAGGTCGGCTTTAGCCTGTCCCTGATCGAGCGACTGCTGAAACACTACCCCTCCACTGTGGTCGGCATCAAGGACAGCTCTGGCGATTGGAACAACCTGCACGCTCTGTTGACACACTTCCCCGGCTTCGGCACCTTCACCGGCTCCGAGCGCTTCCTGCTCCAGACCTTGCAGGCCGGCGGCGCAGGTGCCATCAATGCGGTGGCCAATGTGATCGCCGCCGCGGAACGTGCTCTGTACGACGACTGGCAGTCTGCCAAAGCAGCGGAGCTGCAGCAGCAGATCGTCGCCTTCCGCCAGGCGTTTCGGACCCTGCCACCGATCCCGGCCCTGAAGCAGATCCTGGCCGACCACCGCGGGGATCCCACCTGGCTCACGGTGCGGCCTCCCCTGGTCGGCCTGACCGAGGCGGAAGTAGCGGAAATGCAAGCCGCGCTGGCAGGTTCGCCCATCCTTCCTGCCCGGGAGGCACTGTAG
- the rbsK gene encoding ribokinase encodes MAVPKICVIGACNMDLISYAPRLPKLGETLPGTRFQMGFGGKGANQAVMAARLGAQVSLVAKLGQDLFGENTLANLRANGIDTRFIQVTDESFTGVAPIWVDESTGNNAIIVALGANELLSPQDVAAAQEVIEAADVLVCQWECPLETNLAALRLASQAGIRTIFNPAPAREHLPDEAYRLSDIFCPNESETETLTGLPVSTLEQAETAARVLLGRGAARVILTLGERGSLLVTPDQVHHEPAPAVKAVDTTGAGDAFVGSLAYFIARGFSLTAAMARANQIAAISVQSPGTQSSFPSAADLPPELLAAEGG; translated from the coding sequence ATGGCGGTACCCAAGATCTGCGTCATCGGCGCCTGCAACATGGATCTGATCAGCTACGCCCCTCGCCTGCCCAAACTGGGCGAGACGCTGCCAGGCACCCGTTTTCAGATGGGATTTGGTGGCAAGGGGGCCAACCAGGCGGTCATGGCTGCCAGGTTGGGCGCCCAGGTCTCCCTGGTGGCCAAACTGGGACAGGACCTTTTCGGTGAGAACACCCTGGCCAATCTGCGCGCCAATGGCATCGATACCCGCTTCATCCAGGTCACAGACGAATCCTTCACCGGCGTGGCGCCCATCTGGGTGGATGAAAGCACCGGCAACAACGCCATCATCGTGGCGCTGGGGGCCAACGAGCTGCTCTCGCCCCAGGATGTGGCCGCGGCCCAGGAAGTGATCGAGGCTGCCGATGTGTTGGTCTGTCAGTGGGAATGTCCGCTGGAAACCAACCTGGCCGCCCTCCGCCTGGCATCCCAGGCCGGCATCCGCACCATCTTCAACCCGGCGCCTGCCCGGGAACACCTGCCGGACGAAGCCTACCGGCTCAGCGATATCTTTTGCCCCAATGAAAGCGAGACGGAAACCCTGACCGGCTTACCCGTTTCGACCTTGGAGCAGGCCGAAACGGCAGCCCGGGTCCTCCTCGGCCGCGGGGCGGCCCGGGTTATCCTCACCCTGGGGGAGCGGGGTAGCCTGCTGGTCACACCAGACCAGGTCCACCATGAGCCGGCGCCGGCCGTGAAAGCGGTGGACACCACCGGCGCCGGTGACGCTTTTGTGGGGAGCCTGGCCTACTTCATCGCCCGGGGCTTTTCCCTGACCGCAGCCATGGCCCGGGCCAACCAGATCGCCGCCATCAGTGTTCAGTCCCCTGGCACCCAGAGTAGTTTCCCCTCGGCTGCGGACCTTCCACCTGAACTCCTGGCCGCGGAAGGTGGCTAG
- a CDS encoding amidohydrolase family protein encodes MYEGFEIIDFHAHFPTDRPWFPDMGDTMKNYIDRVGERRYRLIQEKGRPYSEHWRRMWGFPKAEPREAHPGDREQARRWVEELDKYGISKIVFVTGGGNEHLAEICSWYPDRFIGFAHHSPFLPDAVERLERAVKELGLRGYKLLAPMIEEPIEDPAAFPVWEKCAELGIPVLIHFGIQGSSGGIAWHENINPLKLHNVAKFFPEVDFVVPHFGCAWERETLQLCWSCPNVSVDTSGSLQWIRWVPGELTVKYLFRKFYETIGPSRIIFGSDSSWFPRGFAFRYLQDQLRDCLDLNMPEEHIQMIFAGNAARLLKLDSVAG; translated from the coding sequence ATGTACGAAGGCTTTGAGATCATCGACTTTCACGCCCACTTCCCCACCGATCGCCCCTGGTTCCCAGACATGGGCGACACCATGAAAAATTACATCGACCGGGTTGGCGAACGGCGCTATCGACTGATCCAGGAGAAGGGGCGACCCTACAGCGAACACTGGCGGCGCATGTGGGGCTTCCCCAAGGCCGAGCCCCGGGAAGCCCATCCCGGCGATCGGGAGCAGGCCCGCCGTTGGGTGGAAGAGCTGGACAAGTACGGCATCAGCAAGATCGTCTTCGTCACCGGCGGCGGCAACGAACACCTGGCCGAAATCTGCAGCTGGTATCCGGACCGCTTCATCGGCTTCGCCCACCACAGCCCCTTCTTGCCGGACGCGGTGGAGCGCCTGGAGCGTGCCGTCAAAGAACTGGGCCTGCGCGGGTACAAGTTGCTGGCCCCCATGATCGAAGAGCCCATCGAAGATCCCGCGGCCTTTCCCGTGTGGGAAAAATGTGCGGAACTGGGCATCCCCGTCCTCATCCACTTCGGCATCCAGGGCAGTTCCGGCGGGATCGCCTGGCACGAGAACATCAATCCCCTGAAGCTGCACAACGTGGCCAAGTTCTTTCCGGAGGTGGACTTCGTGGTGCCCCATTTCGGCTGTGCCTGGGAGCGGGAGACGTTGCAGCTCTGTTGGTCCTGTCCCAATGTCAGCGTCGACACCAGCGGCAGCCTCCAGTGGATCCGGTGGGTGCCTGGGGAGCTGACGGTTAAGTACCTCTTCCGGAAGTTCTACGAAACCATCGGCCCCAGCCGCATCATCTTCGGCTCGGATTCCAGCTGGTTTCCCCGGGGGTTTGCTTTCCGCTACCTCCAGGATCAGCTGCGGGATTGCCTGGACCTCAACATGCCAGAGGAACACATCCAGATGATTTTCGCCGGCAACGCCGCACGGCTGCTCAAGCTGGATTCCGTTGCGGGTTGA
- a CDS encoding extracellular solute-binding protein — MPSKRITLLLSLLTVVAVLLAACPAPAAPAGEAPAQTGAQTGAEQPAAEAPSEGPIEIEYWQYNFAARVDAMNQLIELFEAENPDIKVIHNADIPYDDFRDKIAASVPAGVGPDVVTLFYGWQVAWIDAGYLVPLPEDAFPPSMVAEEFSPMVQASFVDGTLFTLPTAVRTLALFYNKDLMEQAGLDPENPPKTLAELEEQAVQCTKMDANGNYEIMGFPVSMGGQAHHWFREVLLRQFGQQPYSDDYRKVLWNASDAGYAAWHELLKFQTELKTGDATLFDGDPNFFLNGRACFHIDGSFRLGTIASQAPDLNFGVIELPEYNGVKSTFGSYWTHGITKKAAADPRRMEAAVKFLQFITSPEAGSLWVKIVGELPAQLSAANDPELLADPKLGAFAAGLPYAHATFFVDESKDRQALIDAYDAVVLTGADPDQELDFAVQTVQELLDEFWASR; from the coding sequence ATGCCGTCTAAACGCATCACCCTTCTGCTGAGCCTGTTGACGGTGGTCGCCGTCCTGCTGGCCGCCTGCCCGGCGCCGGCCGCGCCAGCCGGCGAAGCACCGGCCCAGACCGGTGCCCAGACGGGCGCCGAACAGCCCGCCGCGGAGGCACCGTCCGAAGGCCCCATCGAAATTGAATACTGGCAGTACAACTTCGCCGCCCGGGTGGACGCCATGAATCAGCTCATCGAGCTCTTCGAGGCGGAAAACCCGGACATCAAGGTCATCCACAACGCAGACATCCCCTACGACGACTTCCGGGACAAGATCGCGGCCAGCGTGCCCGCGGGCGTGGGGCCGGATGTGGTGACCCTCTTCTACGGCTGGCAGGTGGCCTGGATTGACGCCGGCTACCTGGTGCCCCTGCCCGAAGACGCCTTCCCCCCCTCCATGGTGGCGGAAGAGTTCAGCCCCATGGTCCAGGCCAGCTTCGTGGACGGGACCCTCTTCACCCTGCCCACCGCGGTGCGCACCCTGGCCCTCTTCTACAACAAGGACCTGATGGAGCAGGCTGGCCTGGATCCGGAAAACCCGCCCAAGACCCTGGCCGAGCTGGAAGAGCAGGCGGTCCAGTGCACCAAGATGGACGCCAACGGCAACTACGAGATCATGGGCTTCCCCGTCTCCATGGGTGGCCAGGCCCACCACTGGTTCCGGGAAGTGCTGCTGCGCCAGTTCGGCCAACAGCCCTACAGCGACGACTACCGCAAGGTGCTTTGGAATGCCAGCGATGCCGGCTATGCCGCCTGGCATGAGCTGCTCAAGTTCCAGACCGAGCTGAAGACCGGGGACGCGACCCTCTTCGACGGCGATCCCAACTTCTTCCTGAACGGCCGGGCCTGCTTCCACATCGATGGCTCCTTCCGCCTGGGCACCATCGCCAGCCAGGCCCCCGACCTCAACTTCGGCGTGATCGAGTTGCCGGAGTACAACGGCGTCAAGAGCACCTTCGGCAGCTACTGGACCCACGGCATCACCAAGAAAGCCGCTGCGGATCCCCGGCGCATGGAGGCGGCCGTCAAGTTCCTGCAGTTCATCACCAGCCCGGAGGCCGGCTCGCTGTGGGTGAAGATCGTGGGTGAGCTGCCGGCCCAGCTCTCCGCCGCCAACGATCCCGAGCTGCTGGCCGATCCCAAGCTGGGCGCCTTCGCCGCTGGCCTGCCCTACGCCCACGCCACCTTCTTCGTGGACGAGAGCAAGGATCGCCAGGCCCTCATCGACGCCTACGACGCGGTGGTCCTGACCGGCGCCGACCCGGACCAGGAGCTGGACTTCGCCGTGCAGACCGTCCAGGAGCTGTTGGACGAGTTCTGGGCGAGCCGCTAG
- a CDS encoding carbohydrate ABC transporter permease has protein sequence MRLTLRQRQVVWAYIFLSVSLVFFVVIRWYPTILAFNISFRDWNVFEAGGPWVGLQNYQEIWADFFKPRSAVRAAFWNTVRYVVLGVPTQMALGLGIAMLLGQIRRFVGFFRAAYFIPYVTSFVAVAFVWNWLYAPQSGLINQILQAFGLPPQPFTKSPNQALPAITAVAVWRSLGFTVIIFLAGLQQIPDIYYEAARIDGANRWQIFWRVTLPLLNPVIVYLSVLQTISFLRMFDLVQNMSEQGQGGPLKSTTTVVLEVYREGFSSYNMGYAAALTVILFFVILLITIFQLRVLSRRVEY, from the coding sequence ATGAGACTGACTCTGCGCCAACGCCAGGTCGTCTGGGCCTACATCTTCCTCAGCGTCAGCCTGGTCTTCTTTGTGGTGATCCGCTGGTATCCCACGATCCTGGCCTTCAACATCAGCTTCCGGGACTGGAACGTCTTCGAGGCGGGCGGTCCCTGGGTCGGCCTGCAGAACTACCAGGAGATCTGGGCCGATTTCTTCAAGCCCCGCAGCGCAGTGCGGGCCGCCTTCTGGAACACCGTCCGCTACGTGGTGCTGGGCGTGCCTACGCAGATGGCCCTGGGCCTGGGCATCGCCATGCTCCTGGGGCAGATCCGGCGTTTTGTGGGCTTCTTTCGGGCCGCCTACTTCATCCCCTACGTGACCTCCTTTGTGGCTGTGGCCTTTGTGTGGAACTGGCTTTACGCGCCCCAGAGCGGCCTCATCAACCAGATCCTGCAAGCCTTCGGGCTGCCGCCCCAGCCTTTCACCAAGAGCCCGAACCAGGCCCTGCCGGCCATCACCGCGGTGGCCGTGTGGCGCAGCCTGGGCTTCACGGTCATCATCTTCCTGGCCGGCCTCCAACAGATTCCGGACATCTACTACGAGGCAGCCCGCATCGACGGCGCCAACCGCTGGCAGATCTTCTGGCGGGTGACCCTCCCCCTCCTCAACCCGGTCATCGTCTACCTGTCGGTCCTGCAGACCATTTCCTTCCTGCGCATGTTCGACCTGGTCCAGAACATGAGTGAACAGGGACAGGGAGGCCCCTTGAAGAGCACCACCACCGTGGTGCTGGAAGTCTACCGGGAGGGCTTTTCCAGCTACAACATGGGCTATGCCGCCGCGCTGACGGTTATCCTGTTTTTTGTGATCTTGCTGATCACCATCTTCCAGCTGCGCGTCCTCTCCCGCCGGGTAGAGTACTAA
- a CDS encoding carbohydrate ABC transporter permease, with amino-acid sequence MLMAYVLLSLGAAVMIVPFLWMLLTSLKPATELVQFSFLPKQPTLENYRLVLTTSSFGRWYFNSLLIATISTLSVAFFDSLVGYTLNKFEFPGKNIIFLGILATLMVPTEMLIIPWYTMSVQWGWHQGAMQYWGIVFPGVITAVGIFLMRQFFDGVPNELLDAARMDGLHEFGIWWRVAMPLVKPALAALCIFNFIGNWNAYLWPLIIASARAYYTLPVGLSFFRGESTTQWEKIMTGASLATVPLLIVFIIFQRQIIKGIALTGLKG; translated from the coding sequence ATGCTGATGGCCTACGTGCTCTTGAGCCTGGGCGCGGCGGTGATGATCGTCCCCTTCCTCTGGATGCTTCTCACCAGCCTGAAGCCGGCCACGGAGTTGGTCCAGTTCAGCTTCCTGCCCAAGCAGCCCACCCTGGAAAATTATCGCCTGGTGCTGACCACCAGCAGCTTTGGCCGCTGGTACTTCAACAGTCTCCTGATCGCCACCATCAGCACCCTGAGCGTGGCCTTCTTCGATTCGCTGGTGGGCTACACCCTGAACAAGTTTGAGTTTCCCGGCAAGAACATCATCTTCCTGGGCATCCTGGCCACGCTGATGGTGCCCACGGAGATGCTCATCATCCCCTGGTACACCATGAGCGTCCAGTGGGGCTGGCACCAGGGCGCCATGCAGTACTGGGGCATCGTCTTCCCCGGCGTGATCACCGCGGTGGGCATCTTTCTCATGCGCCAGTTTTTCGACGGCGTCCCCAATGAGCTGCTGGACGCGGCCCGCATGGACGGCCTGCACGAGTTCGGCATCTGGTGGCGGGTGGCCATGCCCCTGGTCAAGCCGGCCCTGGCCGCGCTCTGCATCTTCAATTTCATCGGCAACTGGAACGCCTACCTCTGGCCCCTGATCATCGCCAGCGCCCGAGCCTACTACACCCTGCCGGTGGGCCTCAGCTTCTTCCGGGGCGAATCCACCACCCAATGGGAAAAGATCATGACCGGCGCCAGCCTGGCGACCGTGCCCCTGCTGATCGTCTTCATCATCTTCCAGCGCCAGATCATCAAAGGGATTGCCCTCACCGGGCTGAAGGGTTGA
- the argH gene encoding argininosuccinate lyase: MSFRFPHPTYSRTVLQPAYRDAQAYLYGPMLAAHEAHALMLAHCQIISQDNARAILRAVAHLREQPAEELGYQPGVEDLFFRVEQAIIQEAGADFGGNLQLARSRNDLGQALFRMAFREQLLALYDDTLRLRETVLHLARRHLHTLMPGYTHTQPAQPTTFAHYLAGVLSFLADDQRRLAAAYASVNRSPLGAAAFTGTGFPIDRLEVASLLGFDDVIASTHHSIGAGDHLTDMAFAVQSLAIGLSRVTRDLLFLATQEAGGLHIHDSFIQISSIMPQKRNPVVLEHLRARLSRAIGAAQTVAIQCHNIPYGDTQDIEDEILPPLQEALQTARDCVSLYTDVFATLTLHQEHLRRRAGEGFTTATELADTLVREAGLPFRLAHHVVATLVQRAVQDGVAATDLSLDRLQEAAREVLGREVALSQEQFQQALDSVHFVEVRNGLGGAAPQATGTLLDGLAQGLERDRGWLFTARHRLAEADRRRQAGVQALMG; encoded by the coding sequence ATGTCGTTTCGTTTTCCCCACCCCACCTACAGCCGGACGGTCCTGCAGCCGGCCTACCGGGACGCCCAGGCGTACCTGTACGGCCCCATGCTGGCCGCCCACGAAGCCCACGCATTGATGCTGGCCCACTGCCAGATCATCAGTCAGGACAACGCCCGGGCCATCCTCCGGGCTGTGGCCCACCTCCGAGAGCAGCCGGCCGAAGAGCTGGGGTATCAGCCCGGCGTGGAGGACCTCTTCTTCCGGGTGGAGCAGGCTATCATCCAGGAGGCCGGCGCGGACTTTGGCGGCAACTTGCAACTGGCCCGCAGCCGCAATGACCTGGGGCAGGCCCTCTTCCGGATGGCCTTCCGGGAACAGCTGCTGGCCCTCTACGACGACACCCTGCGCCTGCGGGAAACGGTGCTCCACCTGGCCCGGCGCCACCTGCATACCCTCATGCCGGGCTACACCCACACCCAGCCCGCCCAGCCCACCACCTTCGCCCACTACCTGGCCGGCGTCCTGAGCTTTCTGGCCGACGACCAGCGACGCCTGGCCGCCGCCTACGCCAGCGTCAACCGGTCCCCCCTGGGCGCTGCCGCCTTCACCGGCACCGGCTTCCCCATCGACCGGCTGGAGGTGGCCTCGCTGCTGGGCTTCGACGATGTCATCGCCAGCACCCACCACAGCATCGGCGCCGGCGATCACCTGACCGACATGGCCTTTGCCGTCCAGTCCCTGGCCATCGGCCTGAGCCGGGTCACCCGCGACCTGCTCTTCCTGGCCACCCAGGAGGCCGGCGGGCTGCACATCCACGACAGTTTCATCCAGATCAGCTCCATCATGCCCCAGAAACGCAACCCGGTGGTGTTGGAGCATTTGCGCGCCCGCCTCAGCCGGGCCATCGGCGCCGCCCAAACGGTGGCCATCCAGTGTCACAACATTCCCTACGGCGATACCCAGGACATCGAGGACGAGATCCTGCCGCCCCTCCAGGAGGCCCTGCAGACCGCCCGGGACTGTGTGAGCCTCTACACCGACGTCTTCGCCACCCTGACGCTTCACCAGGAGCATCTGCGCCGGCGGGCCGGGGAAGGTTTCACCACCGCCACCGAACTGGCCGACACCCTGGTGCGGGAGGCCGGCCTGCCCTTCCGCCTGGCCCACCACGTGGTGGCCACCCTGGTGCAGCGGGCTGTCCAGGATGGGGTCGCTGCCACGGATCTCTCCCTCGACCGGCTGCAAGAGGCTGCCCGGGAGGTGTTGGGCCGGGAGGTGGCTCTCTCCCAGGAGCAGTTCCAGCAGGCTCTGGATTCAGTTCACTTCGTGGAAGTTCGCAACGGCTTGGGCGGCGCCGCGCCCCAGGCGACGGGGACCCTGCTGGATGGGCTGGCCCAGGGGCTGGAGCGGGACAGGGGCTGGCTTTTCACGGCCCGCCACCGCCTGGCAGAGGCAGATCGCCGTCGCCAGGCCGGGGTGCAGGCGCTGATGGGCTAG
- a CDS encoding lysophospholipid acyltransferase family protein yields MRLLQALFFLLIVRPLIMVIIGLNVRNKERLPLQGPAIVAPNHNSHLDTLTLLSLWPLSVLHRVRPVAAADYFLRNKALAWFSLNIMRILPIDRQRRDHRSDPLAPLCQALENQEILLIFPEGSRGMPEQLSRFKTGIARLVERNPSVPIIPVFMHGLGKALPRGDFLLVPFFADVIIGEPIYWQGSVQATMEAYQEAMLALSRQLEIPAWE; encoded by the coding sequence GTGCGACTCTTACAAGCCCTCTTTTTTCTCCTGATCGTACGGCCGCTGATCATGGTGATCATCGGGCTCAACGTACGCAACAAGGAGCGGCTTCCCCTCCAGGGGCCGGCCATTGTCGCGCCCAATCACAACAGCCACCTGGACACCCTGACCTTGCTCTCGCTTTGGCCCCTGTCGGTCCTGCACCGGGTGCGGCCGGTGGCGGCGGCCGACTATTTCTTGCGTAACAAGGCCCTGGCCTGGTTCAGCCTGAACATCATGCGCATCCTGCCCATTGACCGCCAGCGACGGGATCATCGCAGCGATCCCCTGGCGCCCCTCTGCCAGGCGCTGGAGAATCAGGAGATCTTGCTCATCTTCCCGGAGGGTTCCCGGGGCATGCCGGAACAGTTGAGCCGCTTCAAAACCGGCATCGCCCGCCTGGTGGAGCGCAACCCGTCCGTCCCCATCATACCGGTCTTCATGCACGGGCTGGGCAAGGCCCTGCCCCGGGGTGACTTCCTCCTCGTTCCCTTCTTCGCCGATGTGATCATTGGCGAGCCCATCTACTGGCAGGGATCGGTGCAGGCCACCATGGAAGCGTACCAGGAGGCCATGTTGGCACTATCCCGGCAGCTGGAGATCCCGGCGTGGGAATAG
- a CDS encoding phosphatidate cytidylyltransferase, translated as MNGADLSDLAVATGIVMGILALTTVIYGALLQFRPNQNLPKIGSRIRFLWGMALFYLLALLYSPKILLFYVAFIAFLGLKEYLSITPTRRADRRILFWAYLSIPIQFFLIGMDWQRLFTLFVPVHVFLVLPVLMVIVGETRGFLRAWSMLGWGILTTVFSLGYLGYLAVLRPDTHGNGHGLGLFLFLVSLAQLNYAAQYFFGKRFRHPRLSLKVTQTRNWASLVGSILVSIPVAWLVAPWMTPFTAGQAVLSGVLIAVGAFIGYLILSAIKADLQLKDRSTMTPGSGGVMNRIDAFVYTAPLFFYIVTQWFG; from the coding sequence ATGAATGGCGCCGACCTCTCCGATCTGGCGGTGGCCACCGGGATAGTGATGGGGATCCTGGCGTTAACGACCGTGATCTATGGGGCATTGTTGCAGTTCCGGCCGAATCAGAACCTGCCCAAAATCGGCTCGCGGATCCGGTTTCTCTGGGGTATGGCCCTCTTCTATCTGCTGGCCCTGCTCTACAGCCCGAAGATCTTGCTTTTCTACGTGGCCTTTATTGCCTTCCTGGGCCTCAAGGAATATCTGTCCATCACCCCCACCCGGCGCGCCGATCGGCGAATCCTCTTTTGGGCCTACCTCTCCATTCCCATCCAGTTTTTTTTAATTGGGATGGATTGGCAGCGGCTCTTTACCCTGTTTGTGCCTGTGCATGTCTTTCTCGTGCTGCCGGTGCTCATGGTCATCGTGGGGGAGACGCGGGGATTTCTCAGGGCGTGGAGCATGTTAGGGTGGGGCATTTTGACCACGGTGTTCAGCCTGGGGTATTTGGGTTACCTGGCTGTGCTTCGACCCGATACCCACGGCAATGGCCACGGCTTGGGCTTGTTTCTATTTCTGGTCTCCCTGGCCCAGCTCAACTATGCGGCCCAATACTTCTTCGGCAAGCGTTTTCGCCACCCCCGGCTGAGTCTGAAGGTCACCCAAACCCGCAACTGGGCCAGCCTGGTGGGCAGCATCCTGGTCAGCATCCCTGTGGCCTGGCTAGTGGCCCCCTGGATGACCCCATTCACCGCCGGGCAGGCGGTGCTCAGCGGCGTGCTCATCGCCGTGGGCGCGTTCATCGGCTATCTGATCCTCTCGGCCATCAAGGCTGACCTCCAGCTCAAAGATCGGAGTACCATGACGCCGGGCAGTGGCGGCGTCATGAACCGCATCGACGCCTTCGTCTACACGGCGCCGCTCTTTTTCTACATCGTCACCCAGTGGTTCGGCTAA